GCGGGGTCGTGCTGGCGGGCGTGCATCTGTGGAAGGCCAACGCACTGATCGTCGAGGCGCTGCGCGAGCGCGGCGCGCTGCTGGCGCATGCCACGCTCAACCACAGCTATCCGCACTGCTGGCGCCACAAGACGCCGGTGGTGTTCCGCGCCACGCCGCAGTGGTTCATCTCGATGGAGCAGGCGCAGTTGCGTGCTGATGCGCTCCGGGCCGTCGAGGACGTGCAGTGGGTGCCGGAGTGGGGCCAGGCCCGCATCGCCGGGATGGTCGAGGGCCGCCCGGACTGGACGATCTCGCGCCAGCGCTACTGGGGCGTGCCGATCGCACTGTTCGTCGATCGCGAAACCTTGCAGCCGCACCCGCGCTCGGCCGAGCTGATGCGCGAGGTCGCCGCGCGCGTGGAGCGCGATGGCGTCGACGCCTGGTATGCGCTGGATGCCGCCGAACTGCTGGGCGGCGATGCCGCGCGCTACGACAAGGTCACCGACATCCTCGATGTCTGGTTCGATTCCGGCGTCAGCCACGAATGCGTGCTTGCGCAGCGCCCGCAGGATGGGCTGCGCAAGCCGGCGGACCTGTACCTGGAAGGTTCCGACCAGCATCGCGGCTGGTTCCAGTCCTCGCTGCTGTCGGGGGTGGCGATGGATGGCGTTGCGCCGTACCGCCAGGTGCTCACCCACGGTTTCACCGTCGATGCCGACGGCCGCAAGATGTCGAAGTCGCTGGGCAACGTGGTCGCGCCGCAGCAGGTGGTCGATGCGATGGGCGCCGACGTGCTGCGGCTGTGGATCGCCGCGGCCGACTACCGCAACGAGATGTCGGTCTCCGACGAGATCCTCAAGCGCAGTGCCGACGCCTACCGCCGCATCCGCAATACCGCGCGCTTCCTGCTCGGCAACCTGCACGGCTTCGATCCGGCCGCGCACCTGCGCCCGCTCGAGGACATGGTCGCGCTCGACCGCTGGATCGTGCACCGCGCGTTCCAGCTGCAGGAGCGCATCGTCGCCGCCTACGAGCGCTACGATTTCCCTGAAGTGGTGCAGGCGTTGTCGAACTTCTGCAGCGTGGACCTCGGGTCGCTCTACCTCGACGTCACCAAGGACCGGCTGTACACGATGCCCGAGGATTCGCGCGGCCGGCGCAGCGCGCAGAGCGCGATGTACCGCATCGTGGAAGGCTTCGTGCGCTGGATCGCGCCGATCCTGGCGTTCACCGCGGATGAGCTGTGGCGGCATCTGCCCGCCAACACGCCTGAAGGCGTACGCGCCGAACACGTGCTGTTCGCCACCTGGTACGAGGGCCTGGCGCCGTTGCCGGCGGATGCGCCGTTGTCGGAAGACGACTTCGAGCGGTTGCTTGCGCTGCGCGAGCAGGTCGCCAAGGTGCTGGAGCCGATGCGCGCCAGTGGGGCGATCGGTGCCGCGCTGGAAGCGGAGATCGAACTGCGCGCAGGTGTGGCCGACCACAACCGCGTTGCGCCGCTGATCGACGAGCTGCGCTTCTTCCTGATCAGTGGCGACGTCAGCGTGGTGGATGCCGACGAGGCGGGGGATGCGCTGCGCATCGTAGCCACACCGACCACCAGGGCGAAATGCGTGCGTTGCTGGCAGCACCGTGCCGACGTCGGCGCCGTTGCCGCACATCCGCAGATCTGCGGCCGTTGCGTGACCAATATCGAAGGCGAAGGCGAGGACCGGCGCTGGTTCTGACGCCCTGCCGCTCGCCGCGATCGCTCCGCAGCCCGCCGGCTGCGGCATGATGCCGGCCCGCGAATCACCCGAGTGCACGATCACCCATGACGACCCCGCGCCCGAAACCCGATGCCCTGGCCTGGTTGCTGCTGTCGCTGCTGGTGATCGCGCTCGACCAGCTCACCAAGTACTGGGTGCTGACCAGCCTGCCCGAGTACACCGCGATCCCGGTGATCGAAGGCTTCTGGAACTGGTACCGCACCTACAACACCGGTGCGGCGTTCAGCTTCCTTGCCAATGCCGGCGGCTGGCAGAAGTGGTTCTTCACCGCGCTCGCCATCGGCATCAGTGGGCTGCTCGCGTTCTGGCTGTCGCGCACCCCGCGCCGCGACTGGAAGACCGCGCTGCCGTTCGCGCTGGTGATCGGCGGCGCCATCGGCAACGTCATCGACCGCCAGATCCATGGCCACGTGGTGGACTTCATCCAGTGGCACTGGCGCGACCATTACTGGCCGGCGTTCAACATCGCCGACATGGCGGTGGTGGGAGGTGCCGTCGGAATCGCGCTGTTCGGGTTGTTCCAGGACGGCAAGAAGACGCGGTAGGCCGACTCCGCACCGCCGTGGGGTGCCGGGCTGCGTGGCACCTTTCTCCCGCTGGCGGGACACAGATCCGCAGAAATCCCGATGCCGGACGGCGAAGCCGCCCGGAGGGTGGACGCCATGGATGGGGCGAATTCAGGTGCCCGAACGCGGGTGAGGGAGCTCTCCCGTCAAGGAGCGGACAGCCTTGCCCTTCTCCCGCGCGCGGGAGAAGGTGCCCCGAAGGGGCGGATGAGGGGCTTCTTCCGGCAGGTGTGCCCTCATCACCCCATCCCCCGCTCCGCGCCCCGGCCCTCGCGTTGCCGCTCGGGCGTTCATCGGCACCCGAGCCCATGGCTCGCAGGCGTGCCGCTTCACCCCGCAAGCAGGAGAGGGGCGATCGTGTCCGGCACGAGTCGGTACATGGCCGACGCTTCAGGGTGAATGCGGCGTCGCTCCGTTAGAATCCCTTTCTCATGGAAATCATCCTCGCCAATCCCCGCGGCTTCTGCGCGGGCGTCGACCGCGCCATCGAGATCGTCAAGCGCGCCATCGAGACCCTCGGTGCACCGATCTACGTGCGCCATGAAGTGGTGCACAACCGCTATGTGGTCGAGGACCTGCGCGCGCGTGGCGCGATCTTCGTCGAGGAGCTCGACGAGGTGCCGGACGGCAACACGGTGATCTTCAGCGCCCACGGCGTGTCGCAGGCGGTGCGTGCGGAAGCCGACCGGCGCGGGTTGAAGGTGTTCGACGCGACCTGCCCGCTGGTGACCAAGGTGCACCTCGAGGTGGCCCGTCATTGCCGTGCCGGCCGCGACGTGGTGCTGATCGGCCACGCCGGCCATCCGGAAGTCGAAGGCACGATGGGGCAGTGGCGGCGCGAGGCGGGCGCGGGTTCGATCTATCTGGTCGAGGACGAGGCCGACGTCGCCAGGCTGGAGGTCAGCCAGCCGGAGAACCTCGCCTACACCACCCAGACCACGCTGTCGGTCGACGACACCCGCAGCGTGATCGCCGCACTGCGCGCGCGCTTCCCCGCGCTGCAGGGGCCGAAGAACGACGACATCTGCTACGCCACGCAGAACCGCCAGGACGCCGTACGCGATCTCGCCCGGCGCTGCGACCTGGTGCTGGTGGTGGGCTCGCCGAACAGTTCCAATTCCAACCGCCTGCGCGAGCTCGCCGAGCGCGACGGGGTGGAGTCGTACCTGATCGACGGCGCAGACGAGATCGATCCCGCGTGGGTGGCCGGTCGCCAGCGGATCGGCGTCACTGCCGGCGCCTCAGCGCCGGACGTGCTGGTCGACGGCGTGATCGCACGCCTGCGCGCACTGGGCGCGCACGGCGTCGGCGAACTCGACGGCGAGCCGGAGAACATGGTGTTCGCGCTGCCGAAGGAACTCCGGGTGCAGCTGGTCGAGTGAGGCCATCGCGCCCGCGCGACGCAGGCCCCTTTGACCGCGCACCGCGCTGCCCCTAGAATCTGCGGCCCCCGCCGGAATAGCTCAGTTGGTAGAGCGGCGCATTCGTAATGCGTAGGTCGTAGGTTCGATTCCTATTTCCGGCACCAGGGTCCAGACGCCCCGCGAAAGCGGGGCGTCGTCGTTTCAGCAGCCCGCTGTCATCGACCAGCCATCGCCGGTTCACCGGTTCTACGCAGTTCGCGACCCAGACTTGCGGCTCCGAACCCACCTGGCTGGCGCACCATGGACCACAGCTGCATCGATATCTACATCACCCGCGACGTCGACGGATATGTGGTCGCGCCGGCCGGCACATGCCTGCCCGAGGACGCCATGTCCGCGCTCGGCGGGGTGGTGCACGGCTGGATGCAGCAGGTCGGCGAGGCATCGCGCCTGCCTGGCTGGCGCGGCGTGCGCCGTGACCTCGATGCCTGTGGCTACAGCGTGCTGTCCGACGAGGACTTCGCCGCGCTGCTGCTGCCGGGTGAGCTTGCGCCACCGCCAATGCCGCTGTGCATGCAGCCCTCCGTGGGCGCGGTGGCCGCAGCCGCTTGACGGGACGCCCGGTCAGGGCATCAGGTCATACCGCAGACGGTAGCGGACGGGCGCCGCCCCCGGCTCGTCGGCGGCGCCGATCCGGTACAGCCGCGCCGCCTGGTCACCGGCCTCGCGCATCGATGCGGCAATCCCTTCAGCCTCCACGGTGTCGACGTCGATCACCCGGCCGTCGGCGCCGAAGGTCAGCGTCCACAGGAAGTGGCCGCGGTAGTCCTCCGGCGCAACCCCGGCCGGATAGTTGGTGCGACCCTGCACGAAGACCGCATCGCGGCGATGGAAACCGGCACTGGCCAGGTCGGCGGCGATCTCCACCGGTTCGCGCGCGACCTCGATGTCGTCATAGGTCAGCACGATCTCGTACTCGCCGGCGGCCAGTCCGTGGCGTGCGGGCTCGAACGGATGGCAGCGCACGATGGGCGCCGCGGCCGTCACCGTCTCCTCCACCAGCGCCACCTTGGT
This portion of the Luteimonas yindakuii genome encodes:
- the lspA gene encoding signal peptidase II; the protein is MTTPRPKPDALAWLLLSLLVIALDQLTKYWVLTSLPEYTAIPVIEGFWNWYRTYNTGAAFSFLANAGGWQKWFFTALAIGISGLLAFWLSRTPRRDWKTALPFALVIGGAIGNVIDRQIHGHVVDFIQWHWRDHYWPAFNIADMAVVGGAVGIALFGLFQDGKKTR
- the ispH gene encoding 4-hydroxy-3-methylbut-2-enyl diphosphate reductase; this translates as MEIILANPRGFCAGVDRAIEIVKRAIETLGAPIYVRHEVVHNRYVVEDLRARGAIFVEELDEVPDGNTVIFSAHGVSQAVRAEADRRGLKVFDATCPLVTKVHLEVARHCRAGRDVVLIGHAGHPEVEGTMGQWRREAGAGSIYLVEDEADVARLEVSQPENLAYTTQTTLSVDDTRSVIAALRARFPALQGPKNDDICYATQNRQDAVRDLARRCDLVLVVGSPNSSNSNRLRELAERDGVESYLIDGADEIDPAWVAGRQRIGVTAGASAPDVLVDGVIARLRALGAHGVGELDGEPENMVFALPKELRVQLVE
- the ileS gene encoding isoleucine--tRNA ligase; the protein is MRGDLPKREPQTLARWEAEGLYQRIRDAARGRPQWVLHDGPPYANGVIHIGHAVNKVLKDMVVKSKLLAGFDAPYVPGWDCHGLPIEHAVEKTHGKVGEKLDAAAFRAKCREYAASQVELQRAGFKRLGVTGDWDNPYLTMDFRYEADMLRALAKIVERGHVTRGFKPVHWCFDCQSALAEAEIEYQDKQSPAIDVAYAAIDASALAGRFGAVLEEGVSVAVPIWTTTPWTLPASLAVSVGADIDYVLVEGPPVEGPLRDGSRQWLVVAEALAAKVLARYGVDEVTVHGRERGAALEGLRLRHPFYDDREIPLLLGEHVSDEDGTGAVHTAPGHGQEDFVVSQRYGLVESTPANVLNPVDGRGVYLPTTAPMGGVVLAGVHLWKANALIVEALRERGALLAHATLNHSYPHCWRHKTPVVFRATPQWFISMEQAQLRADALRAVEDVQWVPEWGQARIAGMVEGRPDWTISRQRYWGVPIALFVDRETLQPHPRSAELMREVAARVERDGVDAWYALDAAELLGGDAARYDKVTDILDVWFDSGVSHECVLAQRPQDGLRKPADLYLEGSDQHRGWFQSSLLSGVAMDGVAPYRQVLTHGFTVDADGRKMSKSLGNVVAPQQVVDAMGADVLRLWIAAADYRNEMSVSDEILKRSADAYRRIRNTARFLLGNLHGFDPAAHLRPLEDMVALDRWIVHRAFQLQERIVAAYERYDFPEVVQALSNFCSVDLGSLYLDVTKDRLYTMPEDSRGRRSAQSAMYRIVEGFVRWIAPILAFTADELWRHLPANTPEGVRAEHVLFATWYEGLAPLPADAPLSEDDFERLLALREQVAKVLEPMRASGAIGAALEAEIELRAGVADHNRVAPLIDELRFFLISGDVSVVDADEAGDALRIVATPTTRAKCVRCWQHRADVGAVAAHPQICGRCVTNIEGEGEDRRWF